Proteins found in one Geomonas subterranea genomic segment:
- a CDS encoding cyclohexa-1,5-dienecarbonyl-CoA hydratase: protein MSQAAAAAQTMTAPSESPLKVSLERDGRLLKLTLARPKANIVDAAMIAALQAALDQYLVRPELRAVLLTAEGPHFSFGASVDEHMPDSCAQMLKSLHALVLKLVESPVPVLVAVRGQCLGGGLEVVAAGNFIFAAPNAQLGQPEIKLAVFAPAASCLLPERIGQAQAEDLLFSGRSVSAEEALLMGLVSVVAEDPDQAAYDYFDKHLSSVSASTLRFAVKAARTQFAQRVRAKIEFVEKLYLEEMMKTHDSVEGLMAFVEKRQPTWLDR, encoded by the coding sequence ATGAGCCAAGCCGCCGCAGCCGCACAGACCATGACGGCACCGTCCGAGTCCCCGCTCAAGGTGAGCCTCGAGCGTGACGGCCGCCTGCTGAAACTCACCCTGGCGCGCCCCAAGGCGAACATCGTGGACGCAGCGATGATCGCGGCTTTGCAGGCTGCCCTGGACCAGTATCTTGTCCGTCCGGAGCTGAGAGCCGTCCTGCTGACCGCGGAGGGGCCGCATTTCAGTTTCGGGGCGAGCGTGGACGAGCACATGCCCGACTCCTGCGCCCAGATGCTGAAGTCGCTACACGCACTGGTGCTGAAGCTCGTGGAGAGCCCGGTGCCGGTTCTGGTGGCGGTGCGCGGGCAGTGCCTGGGCGGGGGGCTCGAGGTGGTCGCGGCGGGGAACTTCATCTTCGCCGCCCCCAACGCTCAGCTCGGCCAGCCCGAGATCAAACTTGCCGTCTTCGCACCCGCTGCCTCGTGCCTGTTGCCGGAGAGAATCGGGCAGGCGCAGGCGGAGGACCTCCTTTTCTCGGGGCGCAGCGTGAGCGCGGAAGAGGCGCTGCTCATGGGACTCGTGTCGGTGGTCGCGGAGGACCCGGACCAGGCTGCGTACGACTACTTCGACAAGCATCTCTCCAGCGTGAGCGCGAGCACCCTGAGGTTCGCCGTGAAGGCCGCCCGCACCCAGTTCGCGCAGCGGGTTCGGGCGAAGATCGAGTTCGTGGAGAAGCTTTACCTGGAAGAGATGATGAAGACGCACGACTCCGTCGAGGGGCTTATGGCTTTCGTCGAGAAACGCCAGCCGACCTGGCTCGATCGCTAG